In one window of Brachyhypopomus gauderio isolate BG-103 chromosome 16, BGAUD_0.2, whole genome shotgun sequence DNA:
- the rnf228 gene encoding RING finger protein 228 — translation MAEADIVADGLDPPGLAATAFPYEEYECKICYNYFDLDRRAPKILECLHTFCEECLHALHLREERPWRLSCPVCRHRTPVPDYRIQNLPNNTKVTEDFPLYIDSDPLPQDVLPPHPPPLHPALVALRREEASGASSASQATPSTTVSTATTLSQESVSRYESCHNCKRLALTTGCVCVVFSFLSMLVLLFMGLIFVHSHSGPPSPAGPICLSVASILAMVSVVVTWLICWLKYRPEHETGRPSATNNGSRRNA, via the coding sequence ATGGCAGAGGCGGATATAGTCGCTGATGGTTTGGACCCGCCCGGGCTCGCGGCCACTGCATTTCCGTACGAGGAGTATGAATGTAAAATCTGTTACAATTACTTCGACCTTGACCGCCGCGCTCCTAAAATCCTGGAATGCCTGCATACGTTCTGCGAGGAGTGTCTCCACGCGCTGCACCTGCGCGAGGAGCGGCCCTGGCGCCTCAGCTGTCCCGTGTGTCGCCACAGGACTCCGGTACCGGACTACAGGATCCAGAACCTCCCCAATAACACCAAGGTCACGGAGGACTTCCCCCTCTACATAGACTCGGACCCTCTGCCCCAAGACGTGTTGCCACCGCACCCGCCACCTCTGCACCCCGCGCTCGTGGCCCTCAGGCGCGAGGAGGCGTCCGGCGCGTCCAGCGCGAGCCAGGCCACGCCGTCCACCACGGTGTCCACCGCCACGACGCTGTCGCAGGAGTCGGTCTCGCGCTACGAGAGCTGCCACAACTGCAAGCGGCTCGCGCTGACGACGGGCTGCGTGTGCGTGGTCTTCTCCTTTCTGTCCATGCTCGTGCTACTCTTCATGGGCCTGATATTCGTGCACAGCCACAGCGGGCCGCCGTCGCCCGCCGGACCCATCTGTCTGTCCGTCGCGAGCATCCTCGCTATGGTGTCCGTGGTGGTCACGTGGCTCATCTGCTGGCTGAAGTACAGACCCGAGCACGAGACGGGCCGTCCATCAGCAACAAATAACGGCAGCAGGAGGAACGCCTGA